CAAAAGAAAAAGGATACTTTAATGAATATGGATTAGATGTAGAGATAGTTCAACCACCAGAAGGAAGTTCTACTCAATTAATAGGTGTAGGTAAGGCACAAATAGGAATAAGTTTTCAAGATACATTAGCTAAATATTTTTCAGCAAAAGAAAAATTACCTGTTACTGCTATTGCAACTATACTTCAACATAATACTTCTGGACTTGTATCATTAAAAGATAAAAATATTACTTCTTTTAAGGATTTAGAGGGTAAAACTTATGGGACATGGGAAGATCCTATAGAACAGGCTATAATTAAAAAAATGATGAAAGATGATGGGGCAAACTTTGAAAAAGTTAATGTAATACCTTATTCATGGGATGTTTTAAAGGCACTGCAAACAGATACAGATGCAACATGGATATTTTATGGTTGGGATGGAATTGCTTTGAAAAATGCAGGGCTTAAGTTTAATTTCTTAGATGTTAAGATTGCACCAGAACTAGATTATTATACCCCTGTTATAATAGCGAATAATGATTTTTTATCAAATAATGAAGATGATGTTATAAATCTATTAAAAGCTATGGAAAAAGGATATATGTATGCTATAGAAAATACTCAAGAATCTGTTGATATTTTATTAAAAGCAGCACCAGAACTTGATAGAAATTTAGTATTAGAATCTCAAAAATGGTTA
The genomic region above belongs to Streptobacillus moniliformis DSM 12112 and contains:
- a CDS encoding ABC transporter substrate-binding protein — protein: MKKLLVVFLTFILIISCGIKGKDKKIMIVLDWTPNTNHTGLFVAKEKGYFNEYGLDVEIVQPPEGSSTQLIGVGKAQIGISFQDTLAKYFSAKEKLPVTAIATILQHNTSGLVSLKDKNITSFKDLEGKTYGTWEDPIEQAIIKKMMKDDGANFEKVNVIPYSWDVLKALQTDTDATWIFYGWDGIALKNAGLKFNFLDVKIAPELDYYTPVIIANNDFLSNNEDDVINLLKAMEKGYMYAIENTQESVDILLKAAPELDRNLVLESQKWLNTYYIDKDVKWGYIDAKRWNAFYLWLFDNGLLENPIEKDFGFTNKYLGE